Proteins co-encoded in one Sinobacterium norvegicum genomic window:
- a CDS encoding enoyl-CoA hydratase/isomerase family protein yields the protein MSEFNTISLNIDNQIATLTLNRPNAANSMNVELSREVMLASIEIDENPDIRAVIITGAGKMFCAGGDLSAFAADPSKASTIIKEITTYMHAAVARFARMEKPVIVAINGMAAGAGFSLAVAGDLVLCADSAKFTMAYTGAGLSPDVSASYYLPRLIGMRKTQQLMLTNKVLTAEQAYDWGLVTEVVAADDLQQAAQTMAAQLVNGPTLAYGQIKQLLLTSYDTGLESQMELEARGIGKMANTNDGLEGVSAFLAKRKPVFTGS from the coding sequence ATGAGCGAATTCAACACCATTAGCCTCAATATCGACAACCAAATCGCCACCCTGACGCTGAACCGACCCAATGCCGCCAACAGCATGAATGTTGAACTCAGTCGCGAAGTGATGCTCGCCTCAATTGAAATTGATGAAAACCCTGATATTCGTGCTGTCATTATTACCGGTGCCGGTAAAATGTTTTGTGCCGGTGGTGATCTCAGTGCCTTTGCAGCAGACCCAAGCAAGGCCAGTACCATTATCAAGGAAATCACCACTTATATGCATGCCGCCGTCGCCCGCTTTGCCAGGATGGAAAAACCTGTCATTGTAGCGATTAATGGTATGGCTGCTGGCGCAGGGTTTAGCCTTGCTGTTGCGGGTGATCTTGTTTTGTGTGCTGACAGCGCCAAATTTACCATGGCTTATACCGGTGCTGGCCTTAGTCCTGATGTTAGCGCCAGCTATTACCTACCACGCCTTATCGGTATGCGGAAAACCCAGCAATTAATGCTGACGAATAAAGTACTGACTGCCGAACAAGCCTACGACTGGGGCTTGGTCACCGAGGTGGTAGCGGCCGATGATCTTCAGCAGGCAGCTCAGACTATGGCGGCCCAGTTGGTCAATGGCCCAACACTTGCCTATGGCCAAATTAAACAACTATTATTAACCAGTTATGACACCGGCCTAGAAAGCCAAATGGAGCTTGAGGCCCGCGGTATTGGTAAAATGGCTAACACCAATGACGGTCTTGAAGGCGTCAGTGCATTTCTTGCCAAGCGAAAGCCTGTGTTTACCGGCAGCTAA
- a CDS encoding ATP-dependent DNA helicase — MSTLFAENGLIAQQWPLFVYRQGQQQLAAEISAAFARRNILLAEAPTGTGKTFAYLASVLNSAEPVIISTASHALQYQLVRQDIPQLAKILDKTPEVIELKGIASYLCPKRLEDSLAEGVDKQLAAMLLAMHQYWQRHHSQSLEWRLVADRVGASSSEVSRYSATNHAQCQSMSCPKYARCPYFNQRKKLQSADIAVVNHALFFSSENFLMAPSASTNKLASRFQAVVFDEAHRLDQLSIDRATVCFDSLVVLKLLAQFSAVVRRDAGDSRPSLLAARRCLAIAKSMDEKVNKNREQGAGDWSALLLQSATMARLWRLWQRQITVLLAYSAILSERSPSLALLARRLKRFDMAETIAVDRPVKSERSLWFNRQGAAWSVHSVEVNHLQVLHSLPATQVYLSSALSVNDDFSDFAETLKLPQYHSFKVAETKQENPRALYYHPTALPPPSNPEHIALLLSDVLPLLSANRGRALLLFSSVSNRLKAEQWLKEYTGFHLCIAAQGSAAQAVRRFKSRPLSLLLSAGLWDGLDIKGDDLSLIIIDKIPFSPPDDFRVLARSKVLTKQGIDAFNHWQLPQAILRLRQGVGRLIRSDDDGGVVVIGDSRLHYQGYGEKIMAALPHYPTTMDRQQALSFIESRADHYTPSAASNSDVKLDTR, encoded by the coding sequence ATGTCGACGTTATTTGCAGAAAACGGCTTGATTGCCCAGCAATGGCCACTCTTTGTTTATCGACAAGGACAGCAGCAGTTAGCCGCTGAGATATCGGCCGCCTTTGCTCGGCGCAATATTTTATTGGCTGAGGCGCCAACAGGAACGGGCAAAACCTTTGCCTATTTAGCCAGCGTGTTGAACAGTGCAGAGCCAGTTATTATCTCTACTGCCAGTCACGCCTTACAGTATCAGTTAGTCCGGCAAGATATTCCTCAGCTGGCAAAAATACTGGATAAAACACCCGAGGTAATCGAACTCAAGGGGATTGCGAGTTATCTCTGTCCGAAGCGGCTCGAGGACAGTTTGGCTGAGGGGGTTGATAAGCAACTGGCTGCAATGTTACTGGCCATGCATCAATATTGGCAGCGCCATCACAGTCAATCATTAGAATGGCGATTGGTGGCTGATCGTGTGGGAGCTTCGTCGTCAGAGGTTTCGCGATACAGTGCAACTAATCATGCCCAGTGTCAGTCGATGAGTTGCCCAAAATACGCACGCTGTCCGTATTTTAATCAACGAAAAAAACTGCAGTCTGCAGACATCGCTGTGGTCAATCATGCGCTGTTTTTCAGCAGTGAAAACTTTCTAATGGCGCCATCGGCATCAACAAATAAATTGGCATCACGCTTTCAGGCCGTGGTGTTTGATGAGGCTCACAGGCTTGACCAGTTGTCTATTGATCGAGCGACCGTATGTTTTGACAGTCTGGTCGTATTAAAATTACTGGCGCAATTTTCCGCGGTTGTGCGCCGTGATGCCGGGGATAGTCGGCCCAGTCTGTTAGCGGCAAGGCGGTGTCTTGCCATTGCCAAATCGATGGATGAAAAGGTTAATAAAAACAGGGAGCAAGGTGCCGGTGATTGGTCGGCGCTGTTGTTGCAATCAGCAACGATGGCGCGTCTTTGGCGTCTGTGGCAGCGGCAAATCACTGTATTACTGGCGTATAGCGCCATTTTAAGTGAACGAAGTCCGTCATTGGCCTTGCTCGCACGTCGTTTAAAACGCTTCGATATGGCTGAAACCATAGCGGTAGACCGGCCGGTTAAATCTGAGCGAAGCCTTTGGTTTAATCGACAGGGCGCAGCTTGGTCGGTCCACAGTGTTGAGGTGAATCACCTACAAGTGTTGCATTCGCTGCCAGCGACACAGGTGTATTTGTCGTCAGCGCTGAGCGTCAATGATGATTTTAGTGATTTTGCAGAGACCTTAAAATTACCCCAATACCATAGTTTTAAGGTGGCGGAGACGAAGCAAGAGAACCCTCGGGCATTATATTACCATCCGACAGCGTTACCGCCACCGAGCAATCCAGAGCATATTGCACTGTTATTATCTGATGTTTTACCCTTGCTGTCGGCGAATAGAGGGCGGGCATTGTTGCTCTTTAGCAGTGTTAGCAACCGATTGAAGGCCGAGCAGTGGTTGAAGGAATATACCGGTTTTCATTTGTGTATTGCGGCCCAAGGGAGTGCTGCGCAAGCGGTTCGCCGCTTTAAAAGCCGCCCCCTGTCGCTGTTGTTATCCGCCGGTCTATGGGACGGCCTCGATATTAAGGGCGATGATTTATCACTGATAATCATCGATAAAATACCGTTTTCGCCGCCTGATGATTTTCGTGTTTTGGCGCGTTCAAAGGTACTGACCAAACAAGGAATCGATGCCTTCAATCACTGGCAACTACCTCAGGCCATTCTGCGTTTGCGCCAGGGGGTCGGTCGGCTGATACGCAGTGACGATGATGGCGGTGTTGTGGTAATCGGTGACAGCCGACTGCACTATCAAGGCTACGGTGAAAAAATAATGGCGGCTTTACCTCATTATCCAACAACTATGGATCGACAGCAGGCGCTAAGCTTTATAGAATCACGGGCCGATCACTATACCCCGTCTGCAGCCAGCAATAGCGACGTTAAATTGGACACAAGGTAG
- a CDS encoding tryptophan--tRNA ligase, giving the protein MTQRRVLTGITTTGTPHLGNYVGAIRPAIDASKNTDDKSFYFLADYHALIKCTDPVAVQQSSKEIAATWLALGLDTDNAVFYRQSDVPEITELCWVLTCLTGKGLMNRAHAYKAAAQANVDAGDDTDKAIFMGLYSYPILMAADILMFQGSHIPVGRDQIQHVEMARDIAQRFNHLYGQTFTLPEAVVDDNVAVLSGLDGRKMSKSYGNTIPLFLPPKKLQKHINKIVTNLLEPGEPKDTADSTVFEIWEAFANEEQIAYMRQQYADGIAWGQAKKELCALIDGQISEARERYNRLMENGEEIEAVLQKGAEKARAYARPLLDDVRRKVGIGPIAK; this is encoded by the coding sequence ATGACACAGAGACGCGTTTTGACCGGTATCACCACAACCGGTACTCCTCACCTGGGTAATTATGTTGGTGCGATTCGTCCGGCTATCGATGCCAGCAAAAACACCGACGACAAATCCTTTTACTTCTTGGCCGATTACCACGCGCTGATTAAATGCACTGACCCCGTGGCGGTTCAGCAGTCGAGTAAGGAAATCGCTGCTACGTGGCTGGCTCTCGGGCTCGATACCGACAATGCTGTTTTCTATCGTCAATCCGATGTGCCAGAGATTACTGAGCTGTGTTGGGTGCTAACCTGCTTGACGGGCAAGGGCTTAATGAATCGGGCGCATGCTTACAAAGCGGCCGCTCAGGCTAATGTTGATGCTGGCGATGACACCGATAAAGCTATTTTCATGGGGCTGTATAGTTATCCTATTCTGATGGCAGCGGATATTTTGATGTTTCAGGGCAGCCATATTCCCGTTGGTCGCGATCAGATTCAGCACGTAGAGATGGCAAGAGACATTGCTCAGCGTTTCAATCACCTCTATGGCCAAACCTTTACTCTACCCGAGGCGGTTGTTGACGATAATGTTGCGGTATTGAGTGGCTTGGACGGGCGCAAGATGAGTAAGAGCTACGGTAATACCATACCGTTATTTTTGCCACCGAAGAAATTACAAAAGCATATCAATAAAATTGTCACCAATTTGTTAGAGCCTGGTGAACCGAAAGACACGGCAGACTCTACCGTCTTCGAAATCTGGGAGGCTTTTGCCAACGAAGAGCAAATTGCTTACATGCGCCAGCAGTATGCCGATGGCATCGCTTGGGGCCAGGCAAAGAAAGAGCTTTGCGCACTGATTGATGGTCAGATCAGTGAGGCCAGAGAGCGATACAATCGCTTGATGGAAAACGGCGAGGAGATAGAGGCGGTATTGCAAAAGGGGGCTGAAAAAGCCCGTGCTTATGCTCGGCCGTTGCTAGACGATGTGCGCCGCAAAGTGGGTATTGGCCCGATTGCAAAGTAG
- a CDS encoding undecaprenyl-diphosphate phosphatase: MDWLQVFVLAIIQGLTEFLPVSSSAHLIFPSQLLGWPDQGLAFDVAMHVGSLAAVIVYFRQDIRNMTQAWFGSVFHRQHTPESHMAWAVIWATIPAGLAGLLFGGFIEENLRSMTVIACTTLIFGLLLGFADRKGSSDVVELTWKVVAVIAFAQALALIPGTSRSGVTMTAALLMGLNRQASAQFSFLLSIPLIVAAGALLGLEAVQSGIAIDWLQMTVATLVSAITAYLCIHYFLKLINQIGFMPFVVYRLLLAAGLFWMVLS; encoded by the coding sequence TTGGATTGGTTACAGGTTTTTGTTTTAGCAATTATTCAGGGATTAACCGAGTTTTTACCGGTATCCAGCTCCGCTCATTTGATTTTTCCCTCGCAGTTATTAGGCTGGCCTGATCAGGGGTTGGCCTTCGATGTGGCAATGCACGTTGGCTCATTGGCTGCAGTGATTGTGTATTTTCGGCAAGATATTCGCAATATGACGCAGGCTTGGTTTGGCAGTGTTTTTCATCGTCAACACACGCCAGAGAGTCATATGGCCTGGGCGGTTATTTGGGCCACGATTCCGGCCGGCTTAGCCGGTTTGCTGTTTGGTGGATTCATTGAAGAGAATCTGCGCTCAATGACAGTGATTGCATGTACCACACTTATTTTCGGGCTGTTGTTGGGTTTTGCCGACCGTAAAGGCAGCAGTGATGTTGTCGAATTAACATGGAAGGTTGTGGCCGTGATTGCCTTTGCTCAGGCGCTGGCGTTAATTCCAGGCACGTCCCGTTCCGGGGTGACAATGACTGCGGCGCTGCTAATGGGGCTTAATCGTCAGGCCTCTGCGCAGTTCTCGTTTCTGTTATCTATACCGTTAATTGTCGCTGCCGGTGCTTTGCTGGGGCTAGAAGCGGTGCAGTCGGGCATAGCGATTGATTGGCTGCAGATGACGGTGGCAACGTTGGTCTCTGCCATTACTGCGTATTTATGTATACACTACTTTTTGAAACTGATTAATCAGATAGGCTTTATGCCGTTTGTTGTTTATCGACTGCTGTTGGCAGCGGGTTTGTTTTGGATGGTGTTGTCGTAA
- a CDS encoding EthD domain-containing protein — protein MQKYILLIKPDSHSNHNNFQQQLLNAAQSLANTGAKHVRLNKVDQAVAGADSLRISQQQNPYQAMISFWLSDERFFNTVIDCFSGFSTDLAGYRVQQHEPILNEQYPSSAGQRTEGMNQVVLLEIPPRLDREQWLDIWLNSHGQIACDIQSTFGYRQNIVTKVMTHNAPTVDAIVEENFPAAAMTDSSAFYGCPGDEQETQRRQQQMIDSVVRFIDFDKIECLPMSEYNFD, from the coding sequence ATGCAAAAATACATCCTACTGATAAAGCCTGATAGCCACAGCAACCATAACAACTTCCAACAACAGCTGTTAAATGCCGCCCAATCCTTAGCCAATACCGGTGCAAAGCATGTTCGCCTGAATAAGGTAGATCAGGCCGTTGCCGGTGCGGACAGCTTGCGCATCAGCCAGCAGCAAAATCCCTATCAGGCAATGATCAGTTTCTGGCTGTCCGATGAGCGCTTTTTCAATACCGTCATCGACTGCTTCTCTGGCTTCAGCACCGACCTTGCTGGTTATCGGGTTCAACAACACGAGCCTATCCTCAACGAACAATACCCCAGCTCTGCAGGCCAGCGTACCGAAGGGATGAACCAGGTAGTGCTACTTGAAATACCGCCGCGACTCGACCGTGAACAATGGTTAGATATCTGGCTCAATAGCCATGGTCAAATCGCTTGCGACATCCAATCAACCTTTGGTTATCGGCAAAACATCGTAACCAAGGTAATGACCCATAATGCGCCAACAGTGGACGCCATTGTTGAAGAAAACTTTCCCGCAGCAGCGATGACTGATAGCAGCGCGTTTTACGGCTGCCCCGGTGACGAGCAAGAAACACAACGCCGTCAACAGCAAATGATCGACAGCGTCGTGCGCTTTATCGACTTCGATAAAATCGAATGCCTGCCGATGAGTGAATATAATTTCGACTAG
- the tsaB gene encoding tRNA (adenosine(37)-N6)-threonylcarbamoyltransferase complex dimerization subunit type 1 TsaB, producing the protein MSKILALDTAADACSVALWLDGELISDHRLLPREHTKHMLPMIENILQHNSITLSELDGIAFGCGPGSFTGLRICGGIVQGLAFGADLPVVPVSSLAALAYPFAGENITVVASVDARMNELYTAVFQGQGEGFTVVDKEYLLAPESMSQQLLAQATPGNALIAAGSGWSYRDQFGDLKCMDLLACDTNAIPTAAAVAELSLARFVSGDTIAAAEVSPVYLRDSVAWQKSS; encoded by the coding sequence ATGAGTAAAATTTTAGCATTAGATACTGCGGCTGATGCCTGTTCGGTAGCACTGTGGCTCGACGGTGAGTTGATCTCTGATCACCGTCTATTACCCCGTGAACACACCAAACATATGCTGCCGATGATCGAGAATATTTTACAGCACAATAGTATTACGCTATCGGAACTCGATGGCATTGCCTTTGGCTGTGGTCCGGGTTCATTTACCGGTCTGAGAATTTGTGGTGGTATCGTACAGGGCTTAGCCTTTGGTGCCGATCTCCCAGTCGTGCCGGTGTCATCGTTAGCGGCATTGGCTTACCCCTTTGCCGGTGAGAATATCACCGTGGTGGCCAGTGTCGATGCCAGAATGAATGAGCTCTATACCGCTGTGTTTCAGGGGCAGGGTGAGGGGTTTACCGTTGTCGACAAAGAGTATTTGTTGGCGCCGGAGAGTATGAGTCAGCAATTGCTGGCACAGGCCACGCCAGGCAATGCGCTGATCGCCGCAGGCAGTGGTTGGTCATACCGTGACCAATTTGGCGATTTAAAGTGTATGGATCTGCTAGCATGCGACACCAATGCGATACCGACTGCTGCGGCTGTTGCTGAATTGTCATTAGCCCGTTTCGTCAGTGGTGATACTATTGCCGCCGCCGAGGTCAGCCCGGTATATTTACGTGACTCTGTTGCTTGGCAGAAGAGTTCGTAG
- the mobA gene encoding molybdenum cofactor guanylyltransferase MobA: MNTTPPKNAITAVILAGGQSLRFGQQDKAWAMIDQQPMVQLIIDKLKPQADSLIINCPAEALRYLPLGLPCIHDHRDGHQGPLAGIEAVLQQLSETLNKESIISFVPCDTPNIPNNLIQQLTEPLRHHQTDISFAADGKRNHYLCCAIKLRCYPVLKAYLDQGQRSMRGFIALLDSQSVTFNQTHYFDNINSPQDLAQLTVANQSLEPA, from the coding sequence ATGAATACTACACCACCTAAAAATGCCATCACGGCGGTCATTCTTGCCGGTGGTCAAAGCCTTCGCTTTGGTCAACAAGACAAGGCTTGGGCGATGATTGATCAACAGCCGATGGTGCAGCTGATTATTGACAAGCTAAAGCCTCAGGCCGACTCACTTATTATTAACTGCCCAGCCGAAGCGCTTCGATACCTGCCCTTAGGCCTACCCTGCATCCACGACCACCGAGACGGACACCAAGGCCCTCTGGCTGGTATCGAAGCCGTCTTGCAGCAGCTGTCAGAGACACTCAACAAAGAAAGTATTATTAGCTTTGTCCCCTGTGACACACCGAATATTCCTAACAATTTGATTCAGCAACTAACCGAACCCCTGCGTCACCATCAAACCGATATCAGCTTTGCCGCCGACGGCAAGCGCAACCACTACCTCTGCTGCGCCATTAAACTGCGCTGTTACCCAGTATTAAAAGCCTATCTAGACCAAGGCCAACGTTCGATGCGGGGGTTTATTGCACTGCTCGATAGTCAAAGCGTGACATTCAACCAAACTCATTACTTTGACAATATCAATTCCCCGCAGGACCTCGCACAATTGACGGTGGCGAATCAATCACTAGAACCTGCCTAA
- a CDS encoding M18 family aminopeptidase, with the protein MMDIQQFNRGLLSFIDASPTPFHAVSTMVATLTKAGFVRLREGDSWDLVAGERYYLCRNDSSIIAFVCGKQSILDHGVRMVGAHTDSPCLRVKPNPDMLEKGYLQLGVEIYGGALLNPWFDRDLSLAGRVSLTNDKGELISVMIDFENPIAVIPSLAIHLDREANTNRTVNKQTDMPPMLAIVDGDELNFNDIVIAQIERQHSDVSVSKILDWELSFYDTQPSAMTGLRQQFVSAARLDNLLSCYTGLQALLQADGEMTSILVCNDHEEVGSSSAAGAQGPMLKHLLQRMCQTTEDFARVIERSMMISADNAHAIHPNFIAKHDGNHGPQINQGPVIKINANQRYATNSETAALYRYLSDQVDVPVQSFVVRSDMGCGSTIGPITATELGVRTIDIGVPTFAMHSIRELAGSEDAFGLHKVCWQFYNTSDLPWC; encoded by the coding sequence ATGATGGATATCCAACAGTTTAATCGCGGCCTCTTGTCGTTTATCGATGCCTCACCTACGCCTTTTCATGCGGTCTCGACCATGGTGGCAACGTTAACCAAGGCCGGTTTTGTCCGGTTAAGAGAAGGGGATAGCTGGGATTTAGTTGCCGGTGAACGCTATTATTTGTGTCGTAATGACTCATCAATAATTGCCTTTGTTTGTGGTAAGCAATCAATACTGGATCACGGTGTTCGGATGGTTGGTGCGCATACTGACAGTCCTTGTCTGCGAGTGAAGCCCAATCCGGATATGCTTGAAAAAGGCTATTTACAGCTGGGTGTTGAGATCTATGGTGGTGCCTTGCTTAATCCCTGGTTTGACCGTGATTTATCACTGGCCGGCCGGGTAAGCTTAACTAACGACAAAGGTGAGTTGATCTCAGTGATGATCGATTTCGAAAATCCTATCGCTGTTATCCCAAGCCTGGCTATTCACCTAGATCGTGAGGCTAACACCAATCGAACGGTGAACAAGCAAACCGACATGCCACCTATGCTGGCTATCGTCGATGGCGATGAACTCAATTTTAACGATATTGTTATTGCGCAAATTGAACGACAGCATAGTGATGTCAGTGTCAGCAAAATCCTCGATTGGGAATTAAGTTTTTATGATACCCAGCCCTCGGCTATGACTGGCTTAAGGCAGCAGTTTGTCAGTGCCGCCCGTCTGGATAATCTACTCAGTTGTTATACTGGTTTACAGGCGCTGTTGCAGGCCGACGGTGAGATGACCAGTATTTTGGTGTGCAACGATCACGAGGAGGTTGGGTCGTCATCTGCCGCCGGTGCACAGGGGCCTATGCTGAAACATTTATTGCAGCGTATGTGTCAAACCACTGAGGACTTTGCTCGGGTGATCGAGCGCTCGATGATGATATCAGCGGATAACGCCCATGCCATTCACCCTAACTTTATTGCTAAGCATGATGGTAACCACGGACCTCAAATTAATCAGGGACCAGTGATTAAAATAAATGCCAACCAGCGTTATGCCACCAACAGTGAGACGGCGGCACTGTATCGATATCTCAGTGATCAGGTTGATGTGCCGGTGCAGAGTTTTGTGGTGAGAAGTGATATGGGTTGCGGCAGTACCATTGGTCCGATTACGGCAACGGAGCTTGGCGTGCGTACTATTGATATCGGGGTGCCGACCTTTGCCATGCACTCGATCCGTGAATTAGCAGGTAGTGAGGATGCCTTTGGCTTACACAAGGTCTGTTGGCAGTTTTATAATACAAGTGATTTGCCTTGGTGCTAA
- a CDS encoding LLM class F420-dependent oxidoreductase: protein MKLGLLLGYSGKQVKLPMEMIQHAENLGYDSVWTAESYSSDAVSTAAWILANTTKIRVGTAIMQMVARTPAAAATTAMTLSQLSGGRFIMGLGASGPQVVEGWHGVGYQRPITRTREYIAICKKIMAREEAVTFDGKTYQLPYNGPGSVGLGKPLKTILQADTSIPIYTASITPAGLSASAEIADGVFPVWMDPNNFDVIGKHLDKGFAKAGGGKSLKDFEIAPAVTAIMGDDQAACEGPARDMMALYIGGMGAKNKNFYTDYATAMGYGAEAEKIQDLYLAGNKAEAAQAIPQELLDAVALIGPEGRIREQLQDWKASDQRGEISTMLIGAIQNEVLEVIADEML, encoded by the coding sequence ATGAAGCTCGGACTCCTACTCGGCTATTCTGGTAAGCAAGTAAAGCTACCAATGGAAATGATTCAACACGCAGAAAATCTGGGCTATGACTCGGTGTGGACAGCGGAATCTTACAGCAGTGATGCCGTCAGTACCGCAGCTTGGATATTAGCCAACACCACAAAAATACGTGTCGGCACCGCTATTATGCAAATGGTGGCAAGAACACCAGCCGCCGCCGCTACCACGGCCATGACACTAAGCCAGTTGTCTGGAGGTCGATTCATCATGGGGCTTGGCGCCTCTGGACCGCAAGTGGTTGAAGGTTGGCATGGTGTAGGCTATCAGCGCCCCATTACCAGAACGAGAGAATACATTGCCATCTGTAAAAAAATTATGGCCCGTGAAGAGGCGGTCACCTTTGACGGGAAAACCTACCAATTGCCCTATAATGGCCCCGGCAGCGTGGGCCTGGGCAAGCCTCTGAAAACTATATTGCAGGCAGATACTTCTATCCCCATTTACACCGCCTCCATCACCCCAGCGGGCCTTAGCGCCAGCGCCGAAATTGCCGACGGTGTGTTTCCTGTCTGGATGGACCCCAACAATTTTGACGTCATCGGTAAGCACCTCGACAAAGGCTTTGCCAAGGCCGGTGGCGGCAAAAGTCTGAAAGACTTTGAGATAGCACCGGCAGTCACCGCCATCATGGGTGACGATCAAGCTGCCTGTGAAGGACCCGCTCGCGATATGATGGCCCTCTATATCGGCGGCATGGGCGCGAAGAATAAAAACTTCTATACCGATTATGCCACCGCCATGGGTTATGGCGCCGAAGCCGAAAAAATTCAAGATTTATACCTGGCCGGCAATAAAGCCGAGGCCGCTCAGGCAATCCCTCAGGAACTGCTCGACGCAGTTGCACTTATAGGTCCAGAGGGGCGTATCCGCGAACAACTGCAGGATTGGAAAGCCTCTGACCAGCGTGGTGAAATTTCAACCATGCTGATTGGCGCCATCCAAAACGAAGTGCTCGAAGTTATCGCCGACGAAATGTTATAA
- a CDS encoding DUF1214 domain-containing protein, giving the protein MKKTILTLLVVAALATSYLLGTFNGSTTIQAPSAAWAEDSEAAKAWRQLSVAMDAAGEEVFKASADQQEQIDGLLYLTQLLSASLEMKLSKGNQAEPAFTDWMADYRKFLGDSPDAIYHTAEISSDYRYQISGTVADAEYLGMMLYGKALNGWNSAEANIATPDIRLDANGGFNVILSKHKPEDGSIDWLPMSDSVHLVMMRQYFHQRSKQEPATLNIVNLDSQHPVKLNDKILAKGLASATEFFNDTLRGSLAMSQMFAGAVNSTDVPKSYSQDFGGVFYPTHDNDYYGAWFDLQDDEALIIEGDVPNAPYWSVSLMNRWMQSLDYQHQPVALNDQQIETSQGRYRVIVSRVNPGSGNWISTAGYRQGMLAIRYQQSDGTASPTLQLVKYSELAE; this is encoded by the coding sequence ATGAAAAAAACGATATTAACGCTGTTGGTCGTTGCAGCGTTGGCCACCAGTTATCTGCTCGGAACCTTTAATGGCAGTACCACTATTCAAGCGCCCTCAGCGGCTTGGGCTGAAGACAGCGAGGCTGCGAAAGCATGGCGTCAATTGTCGGTGGCAATGGATGCTGCAGGTGAGGAGGTGTTTAAGGCCTCCGCTGATCAGCAAGAACAAATCGATGGTCTGCTGTACTTAACCCAGCTTTTATCAGCGTCGTTAGAAATGAAGCTGTCCAAGGGCAATCAAGCGGAGCCGGCCTTTACTGACTGGATGGCAGACTACCGAAAATTCTTAGGGGATAGCCCCGATGCCATTTACCACACCGCTGAAATATCTTCGGATTACCGCTACCAAATCAGCGGCACCGTCGCCGATGCCGAATATCTCGGCATGATGCTCTATGGTAAGGCTTTAAATGGCTGGAATTCTGCAGAAGCCAATATTGCCACGCCGGATATCCGACTGGATGCCAACGGTGGATTTAACGTTATTTTGAGTAAGCACAAACCCGAGGATGGCAGTATTGATTGGCTGCCCATGAGTGACAGTGTGCATTTGGTTATGATGCGTCAATACTTTCATCAGCGCAGCAAGCAAGAGCCGGCAACCCTGAACATTGTTAACCTCGATAGTCAGCATCCGGTGAAGTTGAACGACAAAATTTTGGCCAAGGGCTTGGCCTCTGCTACTGAGTTTTTCAATGATACCTTAAGGGGGAGTCTGGCAATGAGTCAGATGTTCGCTGGCGCCGTCAATAGCACCGATGTCCCGAAGAGTTACAGCCAGGACTTTGGCGGTGTTTTTTACCCGACCCATGACAACGATTATTATGGTGCCTGGTTTGACCTTCAAGATGATGAGGCGCTGATTATTGAGGGTGATGTCCCTAACGCACCTTATTGGTCGGTGTCATTAATGAATCGCTGGATGCAATCGTTAGATTATCAGCATCAACCAGTAGCGCTGAACGATCAGCAAATAGAAACGTCCCAAGGGCGTTACCGAGTGATCGTCTCCCGAGTGAATCCGGGCAGCGGTAATTGGATCAGTACCGCCGGATATCGGCAAGGCATGCTGGCGATCCGTTATCAGCAATCTGATGGTACAGCGAGCCCAACGTTGCAGCTGGTTAAGTACTCCGAGCTTGCCGAGTAG